One Cololabis saira isolate AMF1-May2022 chromosome 12, fColSai1.1, whole genome shotgun sequence DNA window includes the following coding sequences:
- the LOC133457154 gene encoding rho-related GTP-binding protein RhoA-D isoform X1: MSQMAAIRKKLVIVGDGACGKTCLLIVFSKDQFPEVYVPTVFENYIADIEVDGKQVELALWDTAGQEDYDRLRPLSYPDTDVILMCFSIDSPDSLENIPEKWTPEVKHFCPNVPIILVGNKKDLRNDEHTRRELAKMKQEPVKSEEGRDMANRISAFGYLECSAKTKDGVRDVFEMATRAALQVRKRKKRSGCQLL; this comes from the exons ATGGCTGCCATCAGGAAGAAGTTGGTGATAGTTGGAGATGGTGCGTGTGGGAAAACCTGTCTTCTTATTGTCTTCAGTaaggatcagttcccagagGTCTACGTCCCCACAGTGTTTGAGAACTACATCGCAGACATTGAGGTTGATGGCAAACAG GTGGAGTTGGCACTGTGGGATACTGCAGGCCAGGAAGACTATGACAGACTGCGGCCTCTTTCTTACCCTGACACTGATGTTATCCTCATGTGCTTCTCTATAGACAGCCCTGACAGTTTAG AGAATATTCCAGAGAAATGGACACCTGAAGTAAAGCACTTCTGTCCCAACGTCCCAATCATCCTTGTGGGCAACAAGAAGGACCTTAGAAATGACGAACACACACGCAGGGAGTTGGCCAAAATGAAACAG GAGCCAGTGAAGTCTGAGGAGGGCAGAGACATGGCCAATCGCATCAGTGCCTTTGGTTACCTGGAGTGTTCGGCCAAGACAAAGGACGGCGTTCGGGATGTGTTTGAGATGGCCACCAGAGCGGCCCTGCAGGTCCGCAAGCGCAAGAAGAGGAGCGGCTGCCAACTGCTGTGA
- the LOC133457154 gene encoding rho-related GTP-binding protein RhoA-D isoform X2 — protein MAAIRKKLVIVGDGACGKTCLLIVFSKDQFPEVYVPTVFENYIADIEVDGKQVELALWDTAGQEDYDRLRPLSYPDTDVILMCFSIDSPDSLENIPEKWTPEVKHFCPNVPIILVGNKKDLRNDEHTRRELAKMKQEPVKSEEGRDMANRISAFGYLECSAKTKDGVRDVFEMATRAALQVRKRKKRSGCQLL, from the exons ATGGCTGCCATCAGGAAGAAGTTGGTGATAGTTGGAGATGGTGCGTGTGGGAAAACCTGTCTTCTTATTGTCTTCAGTaaggatcagttcccagagGTCTACGTCCCCACAGTGTTTGAGAACTACATCGCAGACATTGAGGTTGATGGCAAACAG GTGGAGTTGGCACTGTGGGATACTGCAGGCCAGGAAGACTATGACAGACTGCGGCCTCTTTCTTACCCTGACACTGATGTTATCCTCATGTGCTTCTCTATAGACAGCCCTGACAGTTTAG AGAATATTCCAGAGAAATGGACACCTGAAGTAAAGCACTTCTGTCCCAACGTCCCAATCATCCTTGTGGGCAACAAGAAGGACCTTAGAAATGACGAACACACACGCAGGGAGTTGGCCAAAATGAAACAG GAGCCAGTGAAGTCTGAGGAGGGCAGAGACATGGCCAATCGCATCAGTGCCTTTGGTTACCTGGAGTGTTCGGCCAAGACAAAGGACGGCGTTCGGGATGTGTTTGAGATGGCCACCAGAGCGGCCCTGCAGGTCCGCAAGCGCAAGAAGAGGAGCGGCTGCCAACTGCTGTGA